A region of the Polaribacter sp. L3A8 genome:
ATCAATTAAGCCAAGAGTTGAAAATCCAAATTTCAGCCTTTTCTTAAAAGAATTTCCTTTGTAGGATTTTTCCAAATCAGAAGTCCATAACCTTAATAAATATTCAATCGAGAAAATAATTACAGAAATTAGTTCAAAATAATAAAAAAAATCAGAGAATGATACTTTTAATTCTCGGTATGATTCCAATATTAAAGTAATAACATTTAAAATAATTAATCCGTAAATGAATTTAACAAATCTTGAAT
Encoded here:
- a CDS encoding ion transporter, translating into MKKRIYEFINKNSRFVKFIYGLIILNVITLILESYRELKVSFSDFFYYFELISVIIFSIEYLLRLWTSDLEKSYKGNSFKKRLKFGFSTLGLIDLLAILPFYLPLIFPFDLRILRILRLFRLLRIFKLGRYSKSLNTITSVLKSTKSELAITGFYFSPQ